One Phycisphaera mikurensis NBRC 102666 DNA window includes the following coding sequences:
- the gpmI gene encoding 2,3-bisphosphoglycerate-independent phosphoglycerate mutase, whose amino-acid sequence MSESNPPKPVVVVVRDGWGHNPDPSHDDFNAVHLAETPGSDGLKARFPHTRLHTSSRHVGLPTGTMGNSEVGHQNIGAGRVVNQESTRITVAAEDGSFFENVALLAATRAARDAGKKLHLLGIASDAGVHGLMDHLYACLELARREGLPPGDVCLHLFSDGRDTGPFTGKAFLREIEAKCREIGVGRVVSLIGRYFAMDRDSRWERVARAHDLLTGRGETPPSFADAASAAQAYYDAPTNDSQAGDEFITPRTIGEDPAGTRVSAGDAVVFYNYRGDRPRELVRAFMQPDFHGNVPPSPDTGERGFDRGPDLGLRFVCMTAYDEGFTGFPGVTVAYPKPPKMGGIGGEVIAEAGLTQFRCAETEKFPHVTFFANDYREAPFPGETRGMAQSPKVATYDLQPEMSADEVTRLVLEQVESDACPDFILVNYANGDMVGHTGKLDAAIAAVEKVDACVTRLVDAVLARGGALLVTADHGNAEQMFDPSTGSPHTAHTLNDVDCIVVKAGLDAATPLRFGAALCDVMPTVLDLLGLDKPAAMTGATLLVR is encoded by the coding sequence ATGAGCGAGAGCAACCCCCCCAAGCCCGTCGTCGTCGTCGTCCGCGACGGCTGGGGCCACAACCCCGACCCGTCCCACGACGACTTCAACGCGGTGCACCTGGCCGAAACCCCCGGCAGCGACGGCCTGAAGGCGCGCTTCCCGCACACCCGCCTGCACACCAGCTCGCGGCACGTGGGCCTGCCCACCGGCACGATGGGCAACAGCGAGGTCGGGCACCAGAACATCGGCGCCGGCCGCGTGGTGAACCAGGAGTCGACGCGCATCACCGTCGCCGCCGAGGACGGCAGCTTCTTCGAGAACGTGGCGCTGCTCGCGGCCACCCGCGCCGCACGCGACGCCGGCAAGAAGCTGCACCTGCTGGGCATCGCCTCCGACGCCGGCGTCCACGGGCTGATGGACCACCTCTACGCCTGCCTCGAGCTGGCCCGGCGGGAAGGCCTGCCGCCCGGGGACGTGTGCCTGCACCTGTTCAGCGACGGCCGCGACACCGGCCCCTTCACCGGCAAGGCGTTCCTGCGGGAGATCGAGGCGAAGTGCCGGGAGATCGGCGTGGGCCGCGTCGTCTCGCTGATCGGCCGCTACTTCGCCATGGACCGCGACAGCCGGTGGGAACGCGTGGCCCGGGCCCACGACCTGCTCACCGGCCGCGGGGAGACGCCGCCTTCCTTCGCCGACGCGGCCTCCGCCGCGCAGGCCTACTACGACGCGCCGACGAACGACAGCCAGGCCGGCGACGAGTTCATCACGCCGCGGACGATCGGCGAGGACCCCGCCGGCACCCGCGTGTCCGCCGGCGACGCGGTCGTCTTCTACAACTACCGCGGCGACCGGCCGCGCGAGCTCGTGCGGGCTTTCATGCAGCCCGACTTCCACGGCAACGTGCCGCCCTCGCCCGACACCGGCGAGCGTGGCTTCGACCGCGGCCCGGACCTGGGCCTCCGCTTCGTCTGCATGACCGCGTACGACGAGGGCTTCACCGGCTTCCCCGGCGTCACCGTCGCCTACCCCAAGCCGCCGAAGATGGGCGGCATCGGCGGCGAGGTGATCGCCGAAGCCGGGCTCACCCAGTTCCGCTGCGCCGAGACCGAGAAGTTCCCGCACGTCACCTTCTTCGCCAACGACTACCGCGAGGCGCCGTTCCCCGGCGAGACGCGCGGCATGGCGCAGAGCCCCAAGGTCGCGACCTACGACCTGCAGCCGGAGATGTCCGCCGACGAGGTGACGCGGCTGGTGCTCGAGCAGGTCGAAAGCGATGCCTGCCCGGACTTCATCCTCGTGAACTACGCCAACGGCGACATGGTCGGTCACACCGGCAAGCTCGACGCCGCGATCGCCGCGGTCGAGAAGGTCGACGCCTGCGTGACGCGGCTCGTGGACGCGGTGCTCGCCCGGGGCGGGGCCCTGCTCGTCACGGCCGACCACGGCAACGCGGAGCAGATGTTCGACCCCTCCACCGGCAGCCCGCACACCGCGCACACCCTCAACGACGTCGACTGCATCGTGGTGAAGGCCGGCCTGGACGCCGCGACGCCGCTGCGGTTCGGCGCGGCGCTGTGCGACGTCATGCCCACCGTGCTCGACCTCCTGGGCCTCGACAAGCCCGCCGCGATGACCGGCGCCACGCTGCTCGTCCGCTGA
- a CDS encoding glycosyltransferase — MLPLPLQLVAAAVLAGWCLQALLGAMQVRRFSKRLRRGERPSYAAFRPEAWVVVPFKGVDDEGVANLHALFQQDYGDYRLLLAVESEEDPAFRLLNEERAKFPRIRSEVVVAGPAPPFRGQKVHNQLAALRHALAGEGLDGPRPAPPRYRDERAWVFADSDAAANPAWLGNLVGPLSQRDKNAVTTGYRWLVPARGPGGRFRWGGRIASVINGQVATFASLERAAFAWGGSMAILEGTAEAGGLLERWERALSDDFQVTAVARSLGRRILFLPECLVESPVDMPLRSLLEFSRRQYLITRVHAPRFFYAVVAAVGFYVFAAASAWLLLLAAPWHRVGWLAAGAAAALLFVAGANRVRAAARRRVVRGLFGQQTAERLAPALRLDRWATTAVMALNLVLLLRGCVGRTIRWRGHGYRLRGPMEIERLSA; from the coding sequence ATGCTTCCCCTCCCGCTGCAGCTCGTGGCCGCCGCGGTCCTCGCGGGCTGGTGCCTCCAGGCGCTGCTGGGGGCAATGCAGGTCCGCCGGTTCAGCAAGCGGCTGCGCCGCGGGGAGCGGCCCAGCTACGCGGCGTTCCGGCCCGAGGCCTGGGTGGTCGTGCCGTTCAAGGGGGTCGACGACGAGGGCGTCGCGAACCTGCACGCGCTCTTCCAACAGGACTACGGCGACTACCGCCTGCTCCTCGCGGTCGAGTCGGAGGAGGATCCGGCGTTCCGGCTTCTCAACGAGGAGCGGGCGAAGTTCCCGCGGATCCGCTCGGAGGTCGTCGTCGCCGGCCCCGCGCCACCGTTCCGTGGGCAGAAGGTGCACAACCAGCTCGCGGCCCTGCGGCACGCCCTCGCGGGCGAGGGGCTCGACGGCCCCCGGCCCGCGCCGCCGCGCTACCGCGACGAGCGGGCGTGGGTATTCGCCGACTCCGACGCCGCGGCCAACCCCGCCTGGCTGGGGAACCTCGTCGGGCCGCTGTCGCAGCGGGACAAGAACGCCGTCACCACCGGCTACCGCTGGCTGGTGCCCGCCCGCGGCCCCGGCGGTCGCTTCCGCTGGGGCGGCCGCATCGCCAGCGTCATCAATGGCCAGGTCGCGACCTTCGCCTCGCTGGAGCGGGCGGCCTTCGCCTGGGGCGGGTCGATGGCGATCCTGGAGGGCACGGCCGAGGCCGGCGGCCTGCTGGAGCGGTGGGAGCGTGCTCTCTCCGACGACTTCCAGGTCACCGCCGTCGCCCGCTCGCTCGGCCGGCGCATCCTCTTCTTGCCCGAGTGCCTCGTCGAGTCGCCCGTGGACATGCCGCTGCGGAGCCTTCTCGAGTTCTCGCGCCGGCAGTACCTCATCACGCGCGTGCACGCGCCGCGGTTCTTCTACGCGGTGGTCGCCGCGGTGGGCTTCTACGTGTTCGCCGCGGCTTCGGCGTGGCTGCTGCTGCTCGCGGCGCCCTGGCACCGGGTGGGGTGGCTCGCGGCCGGCGCGGCCGCCGCGCTGCTCTTCGTGGCGGGCGCCAACCGGGTGCGGGCCGCCGCCCGGCGGCGCGTGGTGCGCGGCCTCTTCGGGCAGCAGACCGCCGAGCGGCTCGCGCCGGCGCTCCGCCTGGACCGCTGGGCGACCACCGCGGTGATGGCTCTCAACCTCGTGCTGCTCCTCCGCGGCTGCGTCGGCCGCACGATCCGCTGGCGCGGCCACGGCTACCGGCTTCGGGGGCCGATGGAGATCGAGCGGCTCTCTGCTTGA
- a CDS encoding efflux RND transporter periplasmic adaptor subunit: protein MIRRPCSPPVLALPLLACAAGAMWLVGPAAAERVQGLVDPGREVTLGSPLDAIVAELPYQEGDRVPEGEAVVLMDDRLQAVEVEKARLRAEAEAPIAEASAVLAEQEIILARKEDAMAGSAANEWEVRQARLQRDQAAARLQDAEDQRKLAMTELRLQEEMLHRHRVRSPFDGRVTRRHVEPGTNLQRGQEILSLVSLDPLLARVYLPIEMFGRLKVGEVYPLEPDFVISRETIPGRLIAIDPVIDSASRTFRCLFEIENDQEKLPAGFVVFFDTDALPEAPAAPSLLDGPAPTADAG from the coding sequence GTGATCCGGCGTCCGTGCTCACCTCCGGTTCTGGCGCTCCCGCTGCTCGCGTGCGCGGCGGGCGCGATGTGGCTCGTGGGTCCCGCCGCGGCCGAGCGGGTGCAGGGCCTGGTTGATCCCGGCCGCGAGGTCACGCTGGGCTCGCCGCTGGACGCCATCGTCGCCGAGCTGCCGTACCAGGAGGGCGATCGCGTGCCCGAGGGCGAGGCCGTCGTGCTCATGGACGACCGGCTCCAGGCGGTGGAGGTGGAGAAGGCCAGGCTGCGCGCCGAGGCCGAGGCCCCCATCGCGGAAGCCTCCGCCGTGCTCGCCGAGCAGGAGATCATCCTCGCGCGGAAGGAAGACGCCATGGCCGGCAGCGCCGCCAACGAGTGGGAGGTGCGCCAGGCCCGGCTCCAGCGGGACCAGGCCGCCGCCCGCCTCCAGGACGCCGAGGACCAGCGGAAGCTCGCCATGACCGAGCTGCGGCTGCAGGAAGAGATGCTCCACCGCCACCGCGTCCGCAGCCCCTTCGACGGGCGGGTCACGCGTCGGCACGTCGAGCCCGGCACCAACCTGCAGCGGGGCCAGGAGATCCTCTCGCTGGTGAGCCTCGATCCCCTGCTCGCCCGCGTCTACCTGCCCATCGAGATGTTCGGCCGCCTGAAGGTCGGCGAGGTGTACCCGCTCGAGCCCGATTTCGTGATCTCCCGCGAGACCATCCCCGGGCGGCTGATCGCGATCGACCCGGTCATCGATTCCGCCAGCCGCACGTTCCGCTGCCTCTTCGAGATCGAGAACGACCAGGAGAAGCTGCCCGCGGGCTTCGTGGTGTTCTTCGACACCGACGCCCTGCCCGAAGCGCCCGCCGCCCCTTCGCTGCTGGACGGGCCGGCGCCGACCGCGGACGCGGGCTGA
- a CDS encoding DUF1570 domain-containing protein: MRWRPCPAVVAAWLLVLLTLALPGGSVLAQPATPLQVYRSAHYRVFTDLSRAEAEGYGRHMDLVHRSYERFLRRLRGDAGAPQALYLLKDRASYLRTLAFFGIDGSASGGMFFYGPRGSGLATWVGDRPRGEVLRTLQHEGFHQFARLKAGDGLPIWVNEGLAEYFGDAVLVEGGVRHGIVDADRLQRLRTARDAGATLPLAVLLGLDPERWRLNLTSGSPRGPLQYDQAWSAVQFLIHGDPRVEEAFSDYLVALSEGVPHEEAFPSAFGSDPRPMQAAYLRYLAALRPDPFGEALADLRFLAEGVRFLRDRDGRVPGDMGGLEAALRASRFRVTTRSHGAERAVSALDPGNYRYLGEDGRTHRFVLGPAAAPGRPPEIRADALRPPARIEWVPDGRGGLVPELAFE; this comes from the coding sequence GTGCGGTGGCGTCCGTGCCCGGCGGTGGTCGCCGCGTGGCTGCTCGTCCTGCTCACGCTGGCGCTGCCCGGCGGGTCGGTCCTCGCCCAGCCCGCGACCCCGCTGCAGGTCTACCGCAGCGCCCACTACCGCGTCTTCACCGACCTCTCCCGCGCCGAGGCGGAGGGCTACGGCCGGCACATGGATCTGGTCCACCGCTCGTACGAGCGGTTCCTGCGCCGGCTCCGTGGCGACGCAGGGGCCCCGCAGGCCCTCTATCTGCTGAAGGATCGGGCCTCGTACCTCCGCACGCTCGCCTTCTTCGGCATCGACGGCTCGGCCTCGGGCGGGATGTTCTTCTACGGACCCCGCGGCTCGGGCCTGGCGACCTGGGTGGGCGACCGGCCGCGGGGCGAGGTGCTGCGGACGCTGCAGCACGAGGGCTTCCACCAGTTTGCGCGGCTGAAGGCGGGCGACGGGCTGCCGATCTGGGTCAACGAGGGCCTGGCCGAGTACTTCGGGGACGCGGTCCTGGTCGAGGGCGGGGTGCGGCACGGCATCGTCGATGCCGACCGCCTGCAGCGGCTCCGCACCGCCCGCGACGCGGGCGCCACGCTGCCGCTGGCGGTCCTGTTGGGCCTGGATCCGGAGCGTTGGCGCCTGAATCTGACCAGCGGCTCGCCCCGCGGCCCGCTGCAGTACGACCAGGCCTGGTCGGCCGTGCAGTTCCTCATCCACGGCGATCCGCGGGTGGAGGAGGCGTTCTCCGACTACCTCGTCGCCCTCAGCGAGGGCGTCCCGCACGAGGAGGCGTTTCCCTCGGCGTTCGGCTCGGACCCCAGGCCGATGCAGGCGGCGTACCTGCGCTACCTCGCGGCGTTGCGGCCGGATCCGTTCGGGGAGGCGCTCGCCGACCTGCGCTTCCTTGCGGAGGGGGTCCGCTTCCTGCGCGACCGCGACGGCCGGGTGCCGGGGGACATGGGCGGCTTGGAGGCGGCGCTGCGGGCCTCACGCTTCCGCGTGACCACCCGCTCGCACGGGGCCGAGCGGGCGGTCTCGGCCCTGGACCCGGGCAACTACCGCTACCTGGGCGAGGACGGGCGGACGCACCGCTTCGTGCTCGGGCCGGCGGCCGCGCCCGGGCGGCCGCCGGAGATCCGGGCGGACGCGCTGCGGCCGCCGGCCCGCATCGAGTGGGTCCCCGACGGCCGCGGCGGGCTGGTGCCCGAGCTCGCCTTCGAGTGA
- the proC gene encoding pyrroline-5-carboxylate reductase produces the protein MSPAQPTAPRLAVVGAGNMAEAILRGAFAAGVLGPDEVVAADFSPARRGVMAGLGVAAVEDAASAIGGAEAVLLAVKPQALGSLGALGRIDRDAQVVVSIMAGVRCDRIAHACGGPTRVVRVMPNTPLLVGRGASAIASGPDARDGDDALALELFGAAGVAVRVSEAELDAVTAVSGSGPAYLFHLAEAMQAAAVGLGLAPELADTLVRQTLLGSAALLAASDADAPQLRARVTSPGGTTQAATEVLENRGVQDSIRAAIAAAAARSAELAG, from the coding sequence ATGAGCCCCGCGCAACCCACCGCCCCCCGGCTTGCCGTCGTCGGCGCCGGCAACATGGCCGAGGCGATCCTCCGCGGCGCTTTCGCGGCCGGCGTGCTCGGGCCCGACGAGGTCGTCGCTGCCGACTTCAGCCCCGCGCGGCGGGGCGTGATGGCCGGCCTGGGCGTCGCCGCCGTGGAGGACGCCGCCTCGGCCATCGGTGGCGCGGAGGCCGTGCTGCTCGCGGTGAAGCCGCAGGCGCTCGGTTCGCTCGGTGCGCTCGGCCGGATCGACCGCGACGCGCAGGTCGTGGTCTCGATCATGGCCGGCGTCCGCTGCGACCGCATCGCCCACGCCTGCGGCGGGCCGACCCGCGTCGTCCGCGTGATGCCCAACACGCCGCTGCTGGTCGGCCGCGGCGCCTCCGCCATCGCCAGCGGGCCCGACGCCCGCGACGGCGACGACGCTCTCGCGCTGGAGCTCTTCGGGGCCGCCGGCGTCGCCGTCCGCGTGAGCGAGGCGGAGCTCGACGCGGTCACCGCCGTCTCGGGCTCCGGCCCCGCGTACCTCTTCCACCTCGCCGAGGCGATGCAGGCCGCCGCCGTGGGGCTCGGCCTCGCCCCCGAGCTGGCCGATACCCTGGTCCGCCAGACGCTGCTCGGCTCCGCGGCGCTGCTCGCCGCGTCCGACGCGGATGCACCCCAGCTCCGCGCCCGCGTGACCAGCCCCGGCGGCACCACGCAAGCCGCCACCGAGGTTCTCGAGAACCGTGGCGTGCAGGATTCCATCCGCGCCGCGATCGCCGCGGCCGCCGCCCGCTCCGCCGAGCTCGCCGGCTGA
- a CDS encoding DoxX family protein, which yields MLDATLQKLQPKLLPLALLFCRLTLGGMFALSGFGKVMGELRNGLGTFRGGYYAKLQPSFLPDFIATPYGYALPWGELIFGVLLLIGLFSRLSAAAVLLMLGSILTAQVVAFGPSAVDGQGPPFNPNYVLLSVAFLLLVTGPGKLSVDGLISKKKTAR from the coding sequence ATGCTCGATGCCACCCTCCAGAAGCTCCAGCCCAAGCTGTTGCCCCTCGCCCTCTTGTTCTGCCGGCTCACGCTGGGCGGGATGTTCGCCCTCTCGGGCTTCGGCAAGGTGATGGGCGAGCTGCGCAACGGCCTGGGCACCTTCCGCGGCGGGTACTACGCCAAGCTCCAGCCGTCCTTCCTGCCGGACTTCATCGCGACGCCCTACGGCTACGCGCTGCCCTGGGGCGAGCTGATCTTCGGCGTGCTGCTGCTCATCGGGCTCTTCTCGCGCCTGAGCGCCGCGGCGGTGCTGCTCATGCTCGGCTCCATCCTCACCGCCCAGGTGGTCGCCTTCGGCCCCAGCGCGGTGGACGGCCAAGGCCCGCCCTTCAACCCCAACTACGTGCTGCTCTCGGTCGCGTTCCTGCTGCTGGTCACCGGGCCCGGGAAGCTCTCGGTCGACGGCTTGATCTCCAAGAAGAAGACGGCGAGGTGA
- a CDS encoding UbiD family decarboxylase has translation MSFPSLRAFVEGLEAAGELKRIAAPVSCLLEATEIADRVSKSPAARVSAHAPAFDPLHHDAGGHALLFEDVRLPEGSGAACPLLMNAFGSYTRIEMALGCDGEAGGLEALADRVASLVKPEPPATLMDKVKKGLELARVAGLPPKVVKSGPCQEVVQTADQIDLLSLPVIKCWPDDGDPRACGFHLSPEQAGTAAGRGRYITLAGVYTIHPDDAGKPAGDPRPSRNVGMYRAQLIDRNKTAMHWHLHHDGAAHWRAWKAHDDAARARGERPPGMPCAIVLGGESVLPYAATAPMPPGISELILAGFLQGSAVRLVRAKTIDVDVPAEAEIVIEGHVATDAGGPGIDAEGLARALRHDGGEPGAEVAGLLRGSVLEGPFGDHTGFYSLPDRYPVFTASALTHRRDPLYPATIVGLPPQEDYFLGKATERIFLPLLRTLVPDVLDYDLPRFGCFHNAVFVKIKKSYPLQARRVMHAIWGAGQMAWTKLIVVVDHDVDVHDHEAVLFHAAANADPGRDLELVHGPLDILDHAAPRLGGGTKLGIDATPKWPGEEVNGAAVRAWPNRLAMDAGVRARVDARWSELFPAASRGT, from the coding sequence GTGAGCTTCCCAAGCCTCCGCGCCTTCGTCGAGGGCCTCGAAGCCGCGGGCGAGCTCAAGCGGATCGCCGCGCCGGTGTCCTGCCTGCTCGAGGCGACCGAGATCGCCGACCGCGTGAGCAAGTCGCCGGCGGCCCGGGTCTCCGCGCACGCGCCCGCCTTCGACCCGCTGCACCACGACGCCGGCGGGCACGCGCTGCTGTTCGAGGACGTGCGGCTGCCGGAGGGCTCGGGCGCGGCCTGCCCGCTGCTGATGAACGCCTTCGGCAGCTACACGCGCATCGAGATGGCCCTGGGCTGCGACGGCGAGGCCGGGGGGCTGGAGGCGCTGGCCGATCGCGTCGCCTCGCTCGTCAAGCCCGAGCCGCCGGCGACGCTGATGGACAAGGTCAAGAAAGGCCTGGAGCTCGCGCGGGTCGCGGGGCTGCCGCCGAAGGTCGTCAAGAGCGGGCCGTGCCAGGAGGTCGTCCAGACCGCGGACCAGATCGACCTGCTCTCGCTGCCGGTGATCAAGTGCTGGCCCGACGACGGCGACCCGCGGGCCTGCGGCTTCCACCTGAGCCCCGAGCAGGCGGGCACCGCGGCCGGCCGGGGCCGCTACATCACCCTCGCCGGCGTCTACACGATCCACCCCGACGACGCCGGCAAGCCCGCCGGGGACCCCCGGCCCTCGCGGAACGTCGGCATGTACCGGGCCCAGCTGATCGACCGCAACAAGACGGCGATGCACTGGCACCTGCACCACGACGGCGCTGCGCACTGGCGGGCGTGGAAGGCGCACGACGACGCGGCGCGAGCCCGCGGGGAGCGCCCGCCCGGCATGCCCTGCGCCATCGTGCTCGGCGGCGAGAGCGTGCTTCCCTACGCGGCCACCGCGCCCATGCCGCCGGGCATCAGCGAGCTGATCCTCGCGGGCTTCCTGCAGGGTTCGGCCGTCCGGCTGGTCCGCGCGAAGACGATCGACGTCGACGTGCCCGCCGAGGCGGAGATCGTCATCGAGGGCCACGTCGCCACCGACGCCGGCGGCCCCGGCATCGACGCCGAGGGCCTCGCCCGCGCCCTCCGCCACGACGGCGGCGAGCCGGGCGCCGAGGTCGCCGGGCTGCTGAGGGGCAGCGTGCTGGAGGGCCCCTTCGGCGACCACACCGGCTTCTACTCCCTGCCGGACCGCTACCCGGTCTTCACCGCCTCGGCCCTCACGCACCGCCGCGACCCGCTCTACCCCGCCACGATCGTCGGGCTCCCGCCGCAGGAGGACTACTTCCTGGGCAAGGCGACCGAGCGGATCTTCCTGCCGCTGCTCAGGACGCTCGTCCCCGACGTCCTCGACTACGACCTGCCGCGTTTCGGCTGCTTCCACAACGCCGTCTTCGTCAAGATCAAGAAGAGCTACCCCCTGCAGGCCCGCCGCGTGATGCACGCGATCTGGGGGGCGGGCCAGATGGCCTGGACGAAGCTGATCGTCGTGGTCGACCACGACGTCGACGTGCACGACCACGAGGCCGTGCTCTTCCACGCCGCCGCCAACGCCGACCCCGGCCGCGACCTGGAGCTGGTCCACGGCCCGCTGGACATCCTCGACCACGCCGCCCCGCGGCTGGGCGGCGGCACCAAACTCGGCATCGACGCGACGCCCAAGTGGCCCGGCGAGGAGGTCAACGGGGCCGCCGTCCGCGCCTGGCCAAACCGCCTGGCGATGGACGCCGGCGTGCGGGCCCGCGTCGACGCGCGCTGGAGCGAGCTCTTCCCCGCGGCCTCCCGGGGCACCTAG
- a CDS encoding glycoside hydrolase family 130 protein, with amino-acid sequence MSDAPAPLPPADAAGTGWAIGPFEKLDDANPVLLPRPDAAFDCPLAGRVRWEQKDVFNPAAVVRGGRLHLLYRAEDAVGRCAGTSRIGLAGSDDGTRFERRAAPVLFPRAGEGFTWPGGCEDPRVVEDDAGRLVMTFTAYDGERARLCVATSQDLLEWTNHGPAFVLQDGRYADLWSKSGSIVCRATADGRMVARRVHGRYWMYFGESQIFCATSDDLIRWEVVEHVDHADRTFVPGVGNLITPGVAVPRPVAGVRAGRFDAWLIEPGPPALWAADGIRLLYNGVAATEGRSQPGTVEGARRYCPGQLLFDPDQPTEPIRRLAEPMFVPDRPYERTGQVDGVCFIEGLAWFREAWWLYYGTADSAIAAARCVPG; translated from the coding sequence GTGAGCGACGCCCCCGCCCCGCTGCCGCCCGCCGACGCCGCTGGAACCGGCTGGGCGATCGGTCCTTTCGAGAAGCTCGACGACGCGAATCCGGTGCTGCTCCCGCGGCCGGACGCCGCCTTCGATTGCCCGCTCGCGGGCCGGGTGCGTTGGGAGCAGAAAGACGTCTTCAACCCGGCGGCGGTGGTCCGCGGCGGGCGGCTCCACCTGCTGTACCGGGCCGAGGACGCGGTGGGCCGCTGCGCCGGCACCTCGCGGATCGGGCTGGCCGGCAGCGACGACGGGACGCGCTTCGAGCGCCGCGCGGCGCCGGTCCTCTTCCCGCGTGCGGGCGAGGGATTCACCTGGCCCGGCGGGTGCGAAGACCCCCGCGTGGTGGAGGACGACGCCGGCCGCCTGGTCATGACCTTCACCGCCTACGACGGGGAGCGGGCCCGGCTGTGCGTGGCGACCTCGCAGGACCTGCTGGAATGGACGAACCACGGCCCGGCGTTCGTGCTCCAGGACGGCCGCTACGCGGATCTGTGGAGCAAGAGCGGGTCGATCGTGTGCCGCGCGACGGCGGACGGGCGGATGGTGGCCCGACGCGTCCACGGGCGGTACTGGATGTACTTCGGCGAGTCGCAGATCTTCTGCGCCACCAGCGACGACCTGATCCGCTGGGAGGTGGTGGAGCACGTGGACCACGCCGACCGCACCTTCGTGCCCGGCGTCGGCAACCTCATCACGCCGGGGGTGGCGGTGCCGCGGCCGGTGGCCGGCGTGCGGGCCGGCCGCTTCGACGCGTGGCTGATCGAGCCCGGGCCGCCGGCGCTGTGGGCGGCCGACGGCATCCGCCTGCTCTACAACGGCGTGGCCGCGACCGAAGGCCGCAGCCAGCCCGGAACGGTGGAGGGCGCCCGCCGCTACTGCCCCGGCCAGCTGCTCTTCGACCCGGACCAGCCCACCGAGCCGATCCGCCGGCTCGCCGAGCCGATGTTCGTGCCCGACCGGCCCTACGAGCGGACCGGCCAGGTGGACGGCGTGTGCTTCATCGAGGGCCTCGCCTGGTTCCGCGAGGCCTGGTGGCTGTACTACGGAACCGCCGACAGCGCCATCGCCGCGGCGCGGTGCGTCCCGGGATGA